One segment of Deltaproteobacteria bacterium DNA contains the following:
- the ccsA gene encoding cytochrome c biogenesis protein CcsA, translating to MKNLLFAAAWLVSAVLLSWGTWLTFFHAPVEAQMGFVQKIFYFHVPVAWIFFLAVAANAGSSIGYLITKKDGADRAARGAAELAVIFGLMVLITGPLWGWKAWGRPWVWDVRLTSSLLLWLVLVAYLVVRAYGGHSARNLAAGLSIFAVLQVPLIYWSVDLWRGTHPPRLVSEGGLNSDMATALWTCVFAFIFLFAVLYALRLAIGRQEGRLDELHLHLEDLEEIHG from the coding sequence ATGAAGAACCTCCTCTTCGCCGCCGCCTGGCTGGTCTCGGCCGTGCTCCTCTCCTGGGGCACCTGGCTGACCTTCTTCCACGCCCCGGTCGAGGCCCAGATGGGCTTCGTCCAGAAGATCTTCTACTTCCACGTGCCCGTGGCCTGGATCTTCTTCCTGGCCGTGGCCGCCAACGCCGGCTCGAGCATCGGCTACCTGATCACCAAGAAGGACGGCGCCGATCGGGCCGCCCGCGGGGCCGCCGAGCTCGCCGTGATCTTCGGCCTGATGGTCCTCATCACCGGCCCCCTCTGGGGATGGAAGGCCTGGGGCCGCCCCTGGGTCTGGGACGTGCGCCTGACCTCCTCCCTGCTCCTCTGGCTGGTGCTGGTCGCCTACCTGGTGGTACGCGCCTACGGCGGCCACTCGGCGCGCAACCTCGCGGCCGGCCTCTCGATCTTCGCGGTGCTGCAGGTGCCCCTGATCTACTGGTCGGTGGATCTCTGGCGCGGCACCCACCCCCCGCGCCTCGTCTCCGAGGGCGGCCTGAACTCCGACATGGCCACCGCCCTGTGGACCTGCGTCTTCGCCTTCATCTTCCTCTTCGCCGTCCTCTATGCCCTCCGCCTGGCCATCGGCCGGCAGGAGGGGCGCCTGGACGAGCTGCACCTCCACCTCGAGGACCTCGAGGAGATCCACGGATGA
- a CDS encoding CcmD family protein produces the protein MTLRLIAALLLLSPTLCLAQGEVAADATTPEAEAAEPVVAEAAAEAAAEAPAEPAAAPEAPTPPPGYEQVSGAGSAQSPIEAPPLVIVSYVVIWLLTLLYLFYLWRRQAALKAEIDALQARLLELDGK, from the coding sequence ATGACCCTTCGCCTGATCGCAGCCCTCCTCCTCCTCTCGCCCACCCTCTGCCTCGCCCAGGGCGAGGTCGCGGCCGACGCCACCACCCCGGAGGCCGAGGCCGCCGAGCCCGTCGTGGCCGAGGCCGCCGCTGAAGCCGCCGCCGAGGCTCCCGCCGAGCCCGCGGCCGCCCCCGAGGCGCCCACGCCCCCTCCGGGCTACGAGCAGGTCAGCGGCGCCGGCTCCGCGCAGTCCCCCATCGAGGCGCCGCCCCTGGTGATCGTCTCCTACGTGGTGATCTGGCTGCTCACCCTCCTCTACCTCTTCTACCTCTGGCGCCGGCAGGCGGCCCTCAAGGCCGAGATCGACGCCCTCCAGGCCCGGCTCCTGGAGCTGGACGGAAAGTAG
- a CDS encoding iron-sulfur cluster assembly accessory protein: MSTDAANESTPAAELPTSGPVVLTDAALEQMRTALEAEPDPDLGIRVAVVGGGCAGFQYSMNLEKGSRPGDTVWVQQGISFFVDKLSIGYLAGCQVDWVSSPMGAGFKFTNPNVTTTCGCGSSFA; the protein is encoded by the coding sequence ATGAGCACCGACGCCGCCAACGAGAGCACGCCCGCAGCCGAGCTGCCCACCTCCGGGCCGGTGGTCCTGACCGACGCCGCGCTGGAGCAGATGCGCACGGCCCTCGAGGCCGAGCCCGACCCCGACCTGGGCATCCGGGTCGCCGTGGTCGGCGGCGGCTGCGCCGGCTTCCAGTACTCGATGAACCTCGAGAAGGGCTCGCGGCCGGGCGACACCGTCTGGGTACAGCAGGGCATCTCGTTCTTCGTGGACAAGCTCTCCATCGGCTACCTCGCCGGGTGCCAGGTGGACTGGGTCAGCAGCCCGATGGGCGCGGGCTTCAAGTTCACGAACCCCAACGTCACGACCACCTGTGGTTGTGGCTCCTCCTTCGCCTGA
- a CDS encoding MBL fold metallo-hydrolase: MSLLFEGLEGGPFLENTWIVGDPESGDAVLVDPGSFDAADLDALVGRLEHHGLTPRAIVNTHGHIDHIAGVHALQERFGLPFYIHPGEKMWLSSLPQQCAMFGVPPIPTPKVDHWISDGDLLEFGTLKIEVRHLPGHTKGGCALLLDGHVLVGDTLFAGSVGRTDFPDGDADTLARSIREGLYSLDDETIVHSGHGPDTTIGRERQTNPFVRG; this comes from the coding sequence ATGTCCCTCTTGTTCGAAGGCCTCGAAGGGGGGCCCTTCCTGGAGAACACGTGGATCGTCGGTGACCCCGAGAGCGGGGACGCGGTCCTGGTCGATCCCGGCTCCTTCGACGCCGCGGACCTCGACGCCCTCGTCGGCCGCCTCGAGCACCACGGGCTGACGCCCCGGGCCATCGTGAACACCCACGGGCACATCGATCACATCGCCGGGGTGCACGCCCTCCAGGAGCGCTTTGGCCTCCCCTTCTACATTCACCCGGGGGAGAAGATGTGGCTCTCCTCCCTGCCGCAGCAGTGCGCGATGTTCGGCGTGCCGCCGATCCCGACGCCGAAGGTGGATCACTGGATCTCCGACGGCGACCTGCTCGAGTTCGGCACCCTGAAGATCGAGGTGCGTCACCTCCCGGGCCACACCAAGGGGGGCTGCGCGCTCCTCCTGGATGGTCACGTCCTGGTGGGCGACACCCTCTTCGCGGGCAGCGTCGGCCGGACCGACTTCCCGGACGGCGACGCCGACACCCTCGCCCGGAGCATCCGCGAGGGGCTCTACAGCCTCGACGACGAGACCATCGTCCACTCGGGGCACGGCCCGGACACCACCATCGGGCGCGAGCGGCAGACCAACCCCTTCGTGCGAGGCTAG
- a CDS encoding aldehyde dehydrogenase family protein produces MGEVGEIRFRQLFIDGAFRDAASGATLEVIEPATEEVLAEVQAAGAAEVDLAVTAARRAFDDGRWSGLDAGQRARILFEMARILDERRGAIAPIESRDAGKTLFDSGKIEIPFAAELLRYYGGWATKLHGQTSLNKPGTLLYTLRQPVGVVGAIVPWNFPLLMAMWKVAPALAAGCTVVLKPAELTPLSALELADIAREAGLPDGVLNVIPGLGSVAGQALVEHPGVDKIAFTGSTAVGQQVMRTAAGSLKRLSLELGGKSANIVFADADVDAAVKTALTGIFYNKGEVCAAGSRLLVERPIYEQVVEAVTAKAGKLTLGSPLEKTTRMGPLVSAGQLERVLGYIEKGKAEGARLCCGGERDTSATGGKGYFVQPTVFADVDPAATIAREEIFGPVLSVIPFEGEAEAVKIANGTAYGLAAAVHTADGARGHRVAQALKAGTVWINTYNMYDPDLPFGGFGESGFGRELGGHALDLYTETKSVWTHLG; encoded by the coding sequence ATGGGCGAGGTCGGCGAGATCCGGTTCAGGCAGCTCTTCATCGACGGAGCGTTTCGTGACGCCGCGAGCGGCGCGACCCTCGAGGTGATCGAGCCGGCCACCGAGGAGGTGCTGGCCGAGGTGCAGGCCGCGGGCGCGGCCGAGGTCGACCTCGCGGTGACCGCCGCGCGCCGGGCCTTCGACGATGGCCGCTGGTCGGGCCTCGACGCGGGCCAGCGCGCCCGGATCCTCTTCGAGATGGCGCGCATCCTCGACGAGCGCCGCGGCGCTATCGCGCCGATCGAGAGCCGGGACGCGGGCAAGACCCTCTTCGACTCCGGCAAGATCGAGATCCCCTTCGCCGCCGAGCTGCTGCGCTACTACGGCGGCTGGGCGACCAAGCTCCACGGCCAGACCTCGCTGAACAAGCCGGGCACCCTCCTCTACACCCTGCGCCAGCCGGTGGGGGTCGTGGGCGCGATCGTGCCCTGGAACTTCCCCCTGCTGATGGCCATGTGGAAGGTCGCGCCGGCCCTGGCCGCCGGCTGCACGGTGGTGCTCAAGCCCGCCGAGCTCACCCCCCTCTCGGCCCTCGAGCTCGCCGACATCGCCCGGGAGGCCGGCCTCCCCGACGGCGTGCTGAACGTCATCCCCGGCCTCGGCTCGGTCGCCGGGCAGGCGCTGGTCGAGCACCCGGGCGTCGACAAGATCGCCTTCACCGGCTCGACCGCGGTGGGCCAGCAGGTGATGCGCACCGCCGCCGGCTCGCTCAAGCGCCTCTCCCTGGAGCTGGGCGGCAAGAGCGCCAACATCGTCTTCGCCGACGCCGACGTGGACGCGGCGGTGAAGACCGCCCTGACCGGCATCTTCTACAACAAGGGCGAGGTCTGCGCCGCGGGCTCGCGCCTGCTGGTGGAGCGACCGATCTACGAGCAGGTCGTCGAGGCGGTCACCGCCAAGGCCGGCAAGCTCACCCTGGGCTCGCCCCTGGAGAAGACCACCCGGATGGGGCCCCTGGTCTCCGCCGGGCAGCTCGAGCGGGTGCTCGGCTACATCGAGAAGGGCAAGGCCGAGGGCGCCCGCCTCTGCTGCGGTGGCGAGCGCGACACCTCTGCGACCGGCGGCAAGGGCTACTTCGTGCAGCCGACCGTCTTCGCCGACGTCGACCCGGCGGCCACCATCGCCCGGGAGGAGATCTTCGGCCCGGTGCTCTCGGTCATCCCCTTCGAGGGCGAGGCCGAGGCCGTGAAGATCGCCAACGGCACCGCCTACGGCCTCGCCGCCGCGGTGCACACCGCCGACGGCGCCCGGGGTCACCGGGTGGCGCAGGCCCTGAAGGCCGGCACCGTCTGGATCAACACCTACAACATGTACGATCCCGACCTGCCCTTCGGCGGCTTCGGCGAGAGCGGCTTCGGCCGCGAGCTCGGCGGCCACGCCCTGGATCTCTACACCGAGACCAAGAGCGTCTGGACGCACCTGGGCTGA